The following are from one region of the Mesorhizobium sp. B2-8-5 genome:
- a CDS encoding RidA family protein, with protein sequence MPKQCFGKSHVPLSPAVRAGDFVYVSGQVPVGSDGLVVKGGIAEQTEQVLQNVKAALALAGCTMDDVVKTTVWLEDARDFGTFNTVYAKHFPQDPPARTTVESRLMIDIKIEVEAVAYRPL encoded by the coding sequence TTGCCCAAGCAATGCTTTGGAAAATCGCATGTTCCGCTCTCGCCCGCCGTGCGCGCCGGCGATTTTGTCTATGTCTCCGGCCAGGTGCCGGTAGGCAGCGACGGGCTCGTGGTCAAGGGCGGCATCGCCGAACAGACCGAGCAGGTGCTGCAGAACGTCAAGGCGGCGCTGGCGCTTGCCGGCTGCACCATGGACGATGTGGTGAAGACCACCGTCTGGCTGGAGGATGCGCGCGATTTCGGCACGTTCAACACCGTTTATGCAAAGCATTTCCCGCAGGATCCGCCGGCGCGCACCACCGTCGAATCCCGCCTGATGATCGACATCAAGATCGAGGTCGAGGCGGTCGCCTACCGGCCGCTCTGA